Proteins encoded by one window of Candidatus Limnocylindrales bacterium:
- a CDS encoding YkgJ family cysteine cluster protein translates to MRRAIVPTIVRAPVVMEPVRKEPSAERGLRFECTQCGKCCWTRGEYSHVYLTADDLAALAAALGIDVAEARKRYTFRDENGWTELDFEGGRCVMLDAETNLCTVYESRPTQCRTFPFWPELIRRGAWTGEAKRICEGVGNGRVVPKDEVASRLAAQRKADES, encoded by the coding sequence TTGCGCAGGGCCATCGTCCCGACCATCGTGCGCGCTCCCGTCGTCATGGAGCCCGTCCGCAAAGAGCCGTCCGCCGAGCGCGGCCTTCGATTCGAGTGCACGCAGTGCGGCAAGTGCTGCTGGACTCGCGGCGAATACTCCCACGTCTACCTCACCGCCGATGACCTTGCGGCGCTGGCCGCTGCGCTCGGCATCGACGTCGCCGAGGCCAGGAAGCGCTACACGTTCCGCGACGAAAACGGATGGACCGAGCTCGATTTCGAGGGCGGCCGCTGCGTGATGCTCGACGCCGAGACGAACCTCTGCACGGTCTACGAGTCGAGGCCGACGCAGTGCCGCACTTTTCCGTTCTGGCCCGAGCTGATCCGCCGCGGAGCCTGGACCGGCGAGGCCAAACGGATCTGCGAGGGCGTCGGCAACGGCCGGGTCGTCCCGAAGGACGAAGTAGCGTCGCGGCTCGCGGCGCAGCGCAAAGCCGACGAATCCTGA
- a CDS encoding acyl-CoA dehydrogenase family protein produces the protein MFETVFPEHDLFATPEHRQFRNTIRKFVQDKIVPRSREFDEMGHFDKALYPEMGKLGMLGIRYDPRFGGLGLDWSYTAILAEELGCCDNAGVAMGIFVQTDMSTPALHRFGSDELREQFLVPAIKGELVGAIGVTEPGAGSDVSAIKTRAVRDGDDWVINGQKMFITNASTADFFCLLAVTDPDAGYGGFTQIIVPTKSPGVTYTLLDKIGNWGSDTGAIYLEDVRVPVANTIGDPGRGFQQQMVQFIDERLIAVLASSAGAMDCWNKTKAYCEQRIVFGKPLSKFQVNQFKFVDMLTRIQAARELGYACVRKMMSGDDAVREVSMAKIFCIEVQQYVATTCLQLYGGAGYLTDNPAGRLFVDSRLSSIGAGADEVMKQVIAKTLGF, from the coding sequence ATGTTCGAAACCGTCTTCCCCGAGCACGACCTGTTCGCAACGCCGGAGCACCGGCAGTTCCGCAACACCATCCGCAAGTTCGTCCAGGACAAAATCGTCCCGCGCTCGCGCGAGTTCGACGAGATGGGGCACTTCGACAAGGCGCTCTATCCGGAGATGGGAAAACTCGGGATGCTCGGCATCCGCTACGATCCGCGCTTCGGCGGCCTCGGTCTCGACTGGAGCTACACGGCGATTCTCGCCGAAGAGCTCGGCTGCTGCGACAACGCGGGCGTCGCGATGGGAATCTTCGTGCAGACCGACATGTCGACGCCGGCGCTGCACCGTTTCGGCTCTGACGAGCTGCGCGAGCAGTTTCTGGTCCCCGCGATCAAGGGTGAGCTCGTCGGCGCGATCGGCGTCACCGAGCCGGGAGCGGGATCGGACGTGTCCGCAATCAAGACGCGGGCGGTTCGCGACGGCGACGACTGGGTCATCAACGGCCAGAAGATGTTCATCACGAACGCTTCGACGGCCGACTTTTTCTGCCTGCTTGCCGTGACGGACCCCGACGCCGGCTACGGCGGCTTCACGCAGATCATCGTCCCGACCAAGTCGCCGGGCGTCACGTACACGCTGCTCGACAAGATCGGCAACTGGGGCTCGGATACCGGCGCGATCTATCTCGAGGACGTGCGCGTGCCGGTCGCCAACACGATCGGCGACCCGGGCCGCGGCTTCCAGCAGCAGATGGTGCAGTTCATCGACGAGCGCCTGATCGCCGTGCTGGCGTCGTCGGCAGGAGCGATGGACTGCTGGAACAAGACCAAGGCCTACTGCGAGCAGCGCATCGTGTTCGGCAAGCCGCTCAGCAAGTTCCAGGTCAACCAGTTCAAGTTCGTCGACATGCTGACCAGGATCCAGGCAGCGCGCGAGCTCGGCTATGCATGCGTGCGCAAGATGATGAGCGGGGACGACGCCGTGCGCGAAGTCTCGATGGCGAAGATCTTCTGCATCGAAGTCCAGCAGTACGTCGCCACCACGTGCCTTCAGCTCTACGGCGGCGCCGGCTACCTTACCGACAATCCCGCTGGTCGCCTGTTCGTCGATTCGCGCCTGAGCTCGATCGGCGCCGGTGCCGATGAAGTCATGAAGCAGGTCATCGCGAAGACCCTCGGCTTCTGA
- a CDS encoding MoxR family ATPase → MSDPLPFYRFTGTDGYIASESLVDAVNCAIALERPLLLRGEPGTGKTLLARHISAALGLAMESWHVKSTSKAAEGLYVYDTVQRLNDSRFGGADVSDIRAYIKMGPVGRCFASPERKVLLIDEVDKADIEFPNDLLHELDEMRFTVTETGDEVAAIQRPIVLITSNNEKELPDAFLRRCIFHYIEFPDVRLMTRIVAVHHPNLDTNLLDQCLIKFYWLREQPELRKKPSTSELIDWIAALRRAGMSGEKIEEHIPFIGSLLKTEQDSEALKRYAKQGGTYPSNWSELGPRYNQ, encoded by the coding sequence ATGTCAGATCCCCTGCCCTTTTATCGCTTCACCGGAACCGACGGCTACATCGCGTCGGAGTCCCTCGTCGATGCCGTCAACTGCGCGATCGCCCTCGAGCGGCCGCTGCTGCTGCGCGGCGAGCCGGGTACCGGCAAGACGCTGCTCGCCCGACACATCAGCGCGGCACTAGGCCTCGCGATGGAGAGCTGGCACGTCAAGTCCACGTCGAAGGCCGCCGAAGGCCTTTATGTGTACGACACGGTCCAGCGCCTGAACGACAGCCGTTTCGGCGGCGCCGACGTCTCCGACATCCGCGCGTACATCAAGATGGGACCGGTCGGTCGCTGCTTCGCATCGCCGGAGCGCAAGGTCCTGCTGATCGACGAAGTCGACAAGGCCGACATCGAGTTTCCGAACGACCTGCTGCACGAGCTCGACGAGATGCGCTTTACCGTTACCGAAACCGGCGACGAGGTCGCCGCGATCCAGCGTCCGATCGTGCTGATCACGTCGAACAACGAAAAAGAGCTGCCCGACGCGTTCCTTCGCCGCTGCATCTTCCACTACATCGAGTTTCCCGACGTGCGCCTGATGACGAGAATCGTCGCGGTGCATCACCCGAACCTCGACACCAATCTGCTCGACCAGTGCCTCATCAAGTTCTACTGGCTGCGCGAGCAGCCGGAGCTGCGCAAGAAGCCGTCGACGTCCGAGTTGATCGACTGGATCGCGGCGCTGCGCCGCGCCGGCATGTCGGGCGAGAAGATCGAGGAGCACATCCCGTTCATCGGCAGCCTGCTCAAGACCGAACAGGATTCCGAAGCACTCAAGCGCTACGCGAAACAGGGCGGCACGTACCCGAGCAACTGGTCGGAGCTCGGCCCCCGCTACAACCAATAA